A stretch of Kaistella flava (ex Peng et al. 2021) DNA encodes these proteins:
- the gdhA gene encoding NADP-specific glutamate dehydrogenase, producing the protein MEQYNVEQKIQEFIAYIEAKNPNEPEFLQAVKEVASTVIPFIATRKEYDGMKLLERMAEPERTIIFRIPWVDDAGEIQVNRGFRIQMNSAIGPYKGGIRFHPTVNLSVLKFLAFEQTFKNSLTTLPMGGGKGGSDFDPQGKSNMEVMRFCQSFMTEMCKYIGPETDVPAGDIGVGAREIGYLFGQYKKIRNEFTGVLTGKGLAYGGSLIRPEATGYGVVYFCEQMLKTIGQEVKGKTVAVSGFGNVAWGVVKKVNELGGKVVTISGPDGYVYDEEGISGEKVDYLLQLRASGNNRAEDYVTKFPSAKFYAGKRPWSVKCDVAIPAATQNELFLDDAQTLVANGVICITEAANMPSTLDAINYFLDNKVLFSPGKASNAGGVATSGLEMTQNSIRLNWSSEEVDARLKEIMIGIHKACQDYGTEHDGYVNYVKGANIAGFVKVAEAMLAQGVV; encoded by the coding sequence ATGGAACAATATAACGTAGAGCAAAAGATTCAGGAATTTATCGCATACATTGAAGCGAAAAATCCAAACGAGCCAGAATTCTTACAAGCCGTAAAAGAAGTTGCCAGCACCGTAATTCCTTTCATTGCAACCCGCAAAGAATACGATGGCATGAAACTCCTGGAACGAATGGCAGAGCCCGAAAGGACCATCATTTTCCGAATACCTTGGGTTGATGATGCTGGTGAAATCCAGGTCAATAGAGGATTTAGAATTCAAATGAATTCTGCAATCGGTCCTTATAAAGGAGGAATCCGTTTTCATCCAACTGTTAATTTATCTGTTCTTAAATTTTTAGCTTTTGAGCAAACTTTTAAAAACTCACTAACAACCCTTCCAATGGGTGGTGGTAAAGGAGGTTCAGATTTCGATCCACAAGGAAAATCAAATATGGAAGTAATGCGTTTTTGTCAGTCATTCATGACAGAAATGTGTAAATATATCGGTCCGGAAACTGATGTTCCAGCAGGAGACATTGGCGTTGGTGCCAGAGAAATTGGCTATTTATTTGGTCAGTATAAAAAAATTAGAAATGAATTTACCGGCGTATTAACCGGAAAAGGATTGGCTTACGGTGGATCATTAATTCGTCCGGAAGCTACAGGATATGGAGTTGTTTACTTCTGCGAGCAAATGTTGAAAACAATCGGACAAGAAGTTAAAGGTAAAACTGTTGCTGTTTCTGGTTTTGGAAATGTCGCCTGGGGAGTTGTCAAAAAAGTAAACGAGTTAGGCGGAAAAGTAGTAACGATTTCGGGTCCTGATGGTTATGTATATGATGAAGAAGGAATTTCCGGAGAAAAAGTAGATTACTTATTACAACTTCGTGCTTCTGGAAACAACAGAGCAGAAGATTATGTGACGAAATTCCCAAGTGCAAAATTCTATGCAGGAAAACGTCCCTGGAGTGTAAAATGTGACGTTGCAATTCCTGCCGCAACCCAGAATGAATTGTTCTTAGATGACGCTCAAACCTTGGTCGCCAACGGTGTAATCTGCATTACCGAAGCCGCGAATATGCCTTCCACTTTAGATGCGATTAATTATTTCTTAGACAACAAAGTTTTGTTCTCACCAGGAAAAGCATCCAATGCTGGTGGTGTAGCAACATCAGGTTTAGAAATGACGCAGAATTCAATTCGTTTGAACTGGTCCTCTGAAGAAGTTGATGCAAGATTAAAAGAAATCATGATCGGAATTCACAAAGCATGTCAAGACTACGGTACAGAACATGACGGCTATGTGAACTACGTGAAAGGCGCAAACATAGCGGGCTTCGTGAAAGTGGCCGAAGCAATGCTGGCACAAGGTGTCGTATAA
- a CDS encoding DUF5694 domain-containing protein, whose amino-acid sequence MKAIFTFLLALFYIFSFSQTQTKTDVILIGVSHFNNPGFDRGKVAEINILDKTRQKDLEEITNEITEKFHPDKVFVESLYKDKKVLDQQYFLYKENKPFYNLDTIKDNFYKRFYQENEIFQFGFRLAKKSKNDFIYSIDYNLEQRYDLLNKQIEKSAYIDSTLYQSKMKSLSSFLNNCVKEKDLKNILKCINSKEQRELNKGFYISTINRLNNDELFFGSDFVASWYKRNLIMYSNIQNQVSKEDKTIVIIVGAGHSSMLYDFLKNDSNYNLIEFNQVIE is encoded by the coding sequence ATGAAAGCAATTTTTACATTTTTATTAGCACTTTTTTATATTTTCAGTTTTAGTCAAACCCAAACAAAAACCGACGTGATTTTAATTGGAGTATCTCATTTTAATAATCCAGGGTTTGATAGAGGGAAAGTTGCAGAAATAAATATTTTAGATAAAACAAGACAAAAAGATTTAGAAGAAATTACTAATGAAATTACAGAAAAGTTTCATCCAGATAAAGTATTTGTAGAATCGCTTTACAAGGATAAAAAAGTACTTGACCAACAATATTTTTTATATAAAGAAAATAAACCCTTCTATAATTTAGACACCATAAAAGATAATTTTTATAAAAGATTCTATCAAGAAAATGAAATCTTTCAATTTGGTTTTAGATTAGCAAAAAAGTCTAAAAACGATTTTATTTATTCAATAGATTATAATTTAGAACAGCGATATGATTTACTAAATAAACAGATAGAAAAGAGCGCTTATATTGACTCTACACTTTATCAAAGTAAAATGAAATCTCTTTCTTCCTTTTTAAATAACTGTGTTAAGGAAAAGGATTTAAAAAATATTTTAAAATGTATAAATTCTAAAGAGCAAAGAGAATTAAACAAAGGGTTTTATATTTCAACGATAAATCGCTTAAATAATGATGAACTTTTTTTCGGTTCCGATTTTGTTGCAAGTTGGTATAAAAGAAATTTAATTATGTATTCTAATATTCAAAATCAAGTTTCTAAAGAAGACAAGACAATAGTAATTATTGTTGGAGCAGGACACTCTTCAATGCTTTACGACTTTTTAAAAAATGATTCAAATTATAATCTAATTGAATTTAATCAAGTAATTGAATAA
- a CDS encoding DUF6122 family protein, producing MLATMLVDLDHVFANPLFDPNRNSIGYHPLHSYWAIGAYFLDAIFLKGNYRIIAVGLLFHMFTDFQDFWLWKSMLRLS from the coding sequence ATGTTGGCGACCATGTTGGTCGATTTAGATCACGTTTTCGCCAATCCACTTTTTGATCCAAATAGAAATAGTATCGGTTATCATCCGCTGCATTCTTATTGGGCAATTGGAGCTTATTTTCTGGACGCTATTTTTTTGAAAGGAAATTACAGAATCATCGCTGTCGGTTTGCTTTTCCATATGTTCACCGATTTTCAAGATTTCTGGCTTTGGAAATCAATGTTACGATTAAGTTAA
- a CDS encoding YkgJ family cysteine cluster protein has translation MNLDFYKTQALQKQKEHKKFLDGLKKKPPKNLDYIVQETHDEVFEKIDCLQCANCCKTTGPLFTPKDVERIAKHLKMKVADFEDKFLRTDEDQDQVLQNLPCLFLNDDNTCSIYDIRPKACREFPHTDRKKIYQINNLTIQNTVICPAAFEFVERIQKNLEKK, from the coding sequence ATGAACTTAGATTTCTATAAAACTCAGGCACTTCAAAAACAGAAAGAACACAAAAAATTTCTGGATGGGCTGAAGAAAAAACCACCTAAAAATCTCGATTATATTGTTCAGGAAACTCATGATGAGGTTTTCGAAAAAATCGACTGTCTGCAATGTGCCAACTGTTGCAAAACCACCGGCCCACTTTTCACTCCGAAAGATGTTGAGCGAATTGCAAAGCATTTGAAAATGAAAGTTGCAGATTTCGAAGATAAATTCCTACGCACAGATGAAGACCAGGATCAGGTTTTACAAAATCTGCCGTGTTTGTTTTTAAATGACGACAATACTTGTTCGATCTACGATATTCGTCCAAAAGCCTGTCGCGAATTCCCGCATACCGACCGGAAAAAGATTTATCAGATTAATAATTTGACGATTCAAAATACGGTGATTTGTCCGGCAGCTTTTGAATTTGTAGAGCGGATTCAGAAGAATTTAGAGAAGAAATAA
- a CDS encoding calcium:proton antiporter, producing the protein MKLKKLIHWTVVVPIISAAFYLFGFLNNTPFTNIIGALLLFSSVMAAVHHAEVVAHKVGEPYGTVILAICITILEVGLIISFMLSGSEGALTYARDTVFAAVMIILNGILGICIWIGSRKYKEQFFIANSATTYLVSLVAILVLTLILPNYTSTEHGPFYSEAQLVFVALACLTIYGTFLMFQNVRHRNYFVTESQDQTAHEADPPSLLKTLASLFLLIICLAVVIFMAKGLSPVIEGFVESIGAPHELVGVIIAFVVLLPEGLAAIRAAKNNQIQSSINLGLGSALASVGLTIPAISVVCLIYDIPFVLGLDMKSIILLALSVFIVMMSLSRGKTNHLYGTVLLVNLAAYIFTVIVP; encoded by the coding sequence ATGAAATTAAAAAAACTTATTCACTGGACAGTAGTTGTCCCAATTATATCTGCCGCTTTCTACCTTTTTGGCTTTTTAAATAATACTCCTTTTACCAATATTATTGGTGCCTTATTATTATTTTCAAGTGTTATGGCTGCAGTACATCACGCCGAAGTTGTAGCGCATAAAGTTGGCGAACCATACGGAACTGTAATTCTTGCGATTTGTATTACGATTTTAGAAGTAGGATTAATTATCTCCTTCATGCTTTCGGGTAGTGAAGGCGCGCTCACTTACGCCAGAGATACGGTTTTCGCGGCGGTAATGATTATTCTAAATGGTATTCTCGGAATCTGTATTTGGATCGGAAGTCGAAAATATAAAGAGCAATTTTTTATTGCCAATTCAGCAACAACTTATTTGGTAAGTTTGGTGGCTATTTTAGTTCTCACGCTTATTTTACCCAATTATACTTCAACAGAGCACGGCCCTTTTTACAGTGAAGCGCAATTGGTTTTTGTTGCGCTCGCCTGTCTCACGATTTATGGAACTTTCCTGATGTTCCAAAACGTTCGACACCGAAATTATTTCGTTACCGAAAGTCAAGATCAAACCGCTCATGAAGCAGATCCACCGTCGCTTCTTAAAACTTTAGCGAGTTTATTTTTACTGATTATCTGTTTGGCAGTAGTTATTTTTATGGCCAAAGGACTTTCTCCGGTAATCGAAGGATTTGTAGAAAGTATCGGCGCACCTCATGAATTGGTCGGAGTAATTATTGCGTTCGTAGTATTGCTTCCCGAAGGTTTAGCTGCAATCCGGGCAGCAAAAAATAATCAGATTCAGTCGTCCATTAATTTGGGCTTAGGATCAGCTTTAGCGAGTGTTGGGTTAACCATTCCCGCCATTTCGGTCGTCTGTCTGATTTACGATATTCCTTTCGTTTTAGGACTCGATATGAAATCGATTATTTTACTCGCCTTGTCTGTATTCATCGTAATGATGTCGCTGAGTCGGGGGAAAACCAATCACTTATACGGTACCGTACTTTTAGTGAATTTAGCAGCGTATATTTTTACGGTAATCGTTCCTTAA
- a CDS encoding group III truncated hemoglobin: MKKLETRQDIEDLVNRFYDKVQNDETIGFFFNDVAKVDWSHHLPKMYSFWETLLFGQISYKGNPMAIHFPINAQVPMEKSHFEHWVKLWTATVEENFTGEMADLAIYKASNIAKLMGHKMEVARKIR, encoded by the coding sequence ATGAAAAAATTGGAGACCCGACAAGATATTGAGGATTTGGTAAATCGTTTCTATGACAAAGTGCAAAATGATGAGACGATTGGATTCTTCTTTAATGACGTGGCAAAAGTAGATTGGTCGCATCATTTACCAAAGATGTATTCTTTTTGGGAGACGCTTTTGTTCGGACAGATTTCTTACAAAGGAAATCCGATGGCAATCCACTTCCCCATCAATGCTCAAGTTCCGATGGAGAAATCTCACTTTGAACATTGGGTTAAATTATGGACAGCGACAGTTGAAGAAAATTTCACGGGTGAAATGGCTGATCTGGCAATTTACAAAGCCTCGAATATTGCTAAACTAATGGGTCATAAAATGGAAGTTGCACGTAAGATTCGTTAG
- a CDS encoding DUF4377 domain-containing protein, producing MKKIIYFLSMFALVALLTISCNRDENTDQTSTVTASVYHKYADYAIPPDFNMIKAIKIKESNSGEWVTIVGIDGFIFEENFEYQLKLKKNLFSQSTARLTE from the coding sequence ATGAAAAAAATTATTTATTTCCTTTCGATGTTTGCTTTAGTTGCATTATTAACAATAAGTTGTAATAGAGATGAAAATACCGACCAAACTTCAACCGTTACAGCAAGTGTTTATCACAAATATGCAGACTACGCAATTCCACCTGACTTTAATATGATTAAAGCAATAAAAATTAAAGAATCAAATTCCGGAGAATGGGTTACAATTGTAGGAATAGATGGATTTATTTTTGAGGAAAACTTTGAATATCAACTTAAACTTAAAAAAAACTTATTTAGCCAATCCACCGCTAGACTCACCGAGTAA
- a CDS encoding ion channel — protein MANLKSRLSHLQSRDDSGFSSNASGRFINKNGTPNVRRAGLSNPLQKYSWYHTMLDLPSWQFILLLICGYILANIIFALIYYSIGIEHLTGIDESSPFNQFTDVFFFSSQTFTTVGYGRIAPVGFFASLVATFEAFLGLLGFAIATGLFYGRFSRPRAFLKFSKIALIVPFQEGTAMMFRMAPYKNNLLTDAQVVLTCAIEDADENGELKSKFFTLKTLISQINTLSLNWTVVHKIDKNSPFFELTKDNFETMDVEIFVHVRAFDEVFSNTVVQRTSYSSHHKEIIFAKKFNMMYAPSKRQKTTVLNLDRIDSYTPYSNY, from the coding sequence ATGGCAAATCTAAAAAGTAGACTTTCCCATTTACAATCCCGAGATGACAGTGGCTTCAGTTCCAATGCCAGCGGAAGGTTTATAAATAAAAATGGAACGCCAAATGTTAGAAGAGCCGGTTTATCAAATCCATTACAGAAATACAGTTGGTATCATACCATGCTGGATTTGCCTTCCTGGCAGTTTATTCTGCTTTTAATTTGTGGCTATATTTTGGCGAATATAATTTTTGCACTGATTTATTATAGTATCGGAATCGAACATCTAACAGGGATTGATGAAAGTTCGCCTTTCAATCAATTCACCGATGTATTCTTTTTCAGTTCGCAGACTTTTACCACCGTAGGATATGGCCGAATCGCACCAGTCGGATTTTTTGCAAGTTTAGTCGCCACGTTCGAAGCTTTTTTAGGATTGCTGGGGTTTGCAATTGCCACCGGTTTATTCTATGGAAGATTTTCCCGTCCGAGAGCATTTTTAAAATTTAGCAAAATTGCCTTAATCGTTCCGTTTCAAGAAGGTACAGCGATGATGTTTAGGATGGCGCCTTATAAAAATAATCTTTTAACAGATGCTCAGGTAGTTCTTACGTGCGCTATAGAAGATGCAGATGAGAATGGAGAATTAAAAAGCAAGTTCTTTACTTTAAAAACATTAATCAGTCAAATAAATACCCTTTCCCTCAACTGGACTGTTGTTCATAAAATTGATAAAAACTCACCTTTCTTTGAATTAACCAAAGATAACTTTGAAACGATGGATGTTGAAATCTTCGTACATGTTCGGGCATTTGATGAAGTGTTTTCGAATACCGTGGTACAGCGGACTTCTTATTCATCTCATCACAAAGAAATTATCTTCGCGAAAAAATTCAACATGATGTACGCGCCATCGAAACGTCAAAAAACAACCGTCTTGAATTTGGACCGAATAGATTCTTATACTCCTTATTCCAATTACTAA
- a CDS encoding TlpA family protein disulfide reductase has product MKHYLFILFFASTILFAQSNFELDLSAKTYVNDSLWFGAPMVRTGFEDLYQFKLVENDKLGDLSKKMNFDFSFYNLTIQNKNILKGKIDYPQPVALMHMSNPPSETDIFFIEKGKYTYELPTITNGLVVNLQTPSNIEYQKLKNYLATVYFKFDDPNRRDSLTSFDKKQELISSYIKEHPNSYVALWEIVNDYTLYNYNPTYLENMEFFSNEIKQSSFYKKLYSKLKIESETMIGKKIPDIYFDKTHSLKEEDFKKHKLTIIDYWSTTCAPCVKGMPELVKLYNDFKDKGVNIITITDENKIDRKALAEKILKKNNAEWTNYFDVNKEFSKRVNATGYPLQFVIDTNGKILARTFGDLDHVRELIVENLK; this is encoded by the coding sequence GTGAAACACTACCTTTTTATTTTATTTTTTGCTTCTACTATATTATTTGCTCAAAGCAATTTTGAACTAGACTTATCAGCAAAAACTTATGTAAATGATAGTTTATGGTTTGGTGCTCCAATGGTCAGAACTGGTTTTGAAGATTTATATCAATTCAAACTAGTTGAAAATGATAAATTGGGAGATTTATCAAAAAAAATGAATTTTGATTTTTCATTTTATAACTTAACAATCCAAAATAAAAATATATTAAAGGGAAAAATTGATTATCCGCAACCTGTTGCATTAATGCATATGAGCAATCCTCCTTCTGAAACAGATATATTCTTTATAGAAAAAGGAAAATACACCTATGAATTACCGACAATCACAAATGGCTTAGTCGTTAATTTGCAAACACCGAGTAATATTGAATATCAAAAATTGAAAAATTATCTGGCAACAGTTTATTTTAAATTTGATGATCCCAATAGAAGAGATAGTTTGACGAGTTTTGATAAAAAGCAAGAGTTGATTTCTAGTTATATCAAAGAACATCCCAACTCATACGTTGCTTTATGGGAAATTGTTAATGATTATACACTTTACAATTATAATCCAACTTATTTAGAAAATATGGAGTTTTTCTCTAATGAAATCAAACAAAGTTCGTTTTACAAAAAACTTTATTCCAAGTTGAAAATTGAAAGTGAGACAATGATTGGAAAAAAAATCCCTGATATTTACTTTGACAAAACACATTCTCTAAAAGAGGAAGATTTTAAAAAACACAAATTAACTATTATAGATTATTGGTCTACAACTTGTGCACCTTGCGTAAAAGGAATGCCCGAACTTGTAAAACTTTATAATGATTTTAAAGACAAAGGAGTGAATATTATCACTATTACAGATGAAAATAAAATTGATAGAAAAGCACTCGCGGAAAAAATACTCAAAAAAAACAACGCAGAATGGACAAATTATTTTGATGTAAATAAGGAGTTCAGTAAAAGGGTTAACGCAACTGGCTATCCATTGCAATTTGTTATAGATACTAACGGCAAAATCTTAGCGAGAACATTTGGAGATCTAGATCATGTAAGAGAATTGATTGTGGAAAACTTGAAATAA